A region of the Apium graveolens cultivar Ventura chromosome 6, ASM990537v1, whole genome shotgun sequence genome:
actagttatcttttcttccaagtattctattcttcataggattccttcttcatgcatatctcttcttgcgtttgtcttgatcttctatcctttcaatcagccgtcttccttatctgaaagtctccttaaatcctgatattatctcctgataaatatctcctgataactttAGTTCaaacaacttaagttctgatttcagtataaatgttgatttccagttaagtattgatttgtcctgttaagtaagatctgaaaactaaacagaaatcttattagtcatgacattatcaaatatatctaacatttgtTAACCGGGCCTTCTAATTCATTAGGAGGACATAGTACACTCAACTACGCACCAGGTAGCTGGCTCACTTTGTGTTGCGTAATGTGTTTAATTTCGAGTACTAGGAACAATTTTATGAGCTTTTGGAAGAGAAGAAAAAGGGGGGGTAAATTAATGTTTGTAAAATATAATTGTAGAATTACTAATTTTCACGTTTTTGCGATTTTTGTTACATTGTTACGCTTCTGAGTTTGCTGGAACCATCGTATTAACATCGTTGAGATAAATCGTATTTGATCCTTTGTCTTCTGAGCCCAATCGACACGAATCGTCCCTTTAACCCATCACAGTCGGGATGAATGTTAAGTTTACATAGTGCACAAGCCTCCTGTTAATGCAGGGTCTACTCTAGGCAGGCCCGGAAAATAACACATCTACACAGCACCATCTAGTTGTTCAAATCTATGACGTCTTCCTTTTACTTGTGTCCACAAGTTGATGCTCATAAAGGCATAAATTTGTTTGCTAGTTCTCTATGCCCAACTGACTCCATGTTTTTCTATAATTTGGGGAATGTTTGTTATCATATAATAATTTGTTTATCTTCTTTTTTTGCTAAATTTATAATTTATGCTTCTTTAATATTAAGCTTTATCAGAAACTGATGCCGATAGGAATGTCGAAATATTATGCTCTTATTAGAGATTCAGAGAAAGAGACTTACTTCTTATGTTATCTAGTATATACAAGACTCGCCTGACTTGCACTTCAGACTTATTTCTGATGTTATCTAGTAAAGACAAGACTCGCCTGACTTGCACTTCAGAACTTTAATTTGTTCATGCTAACAAGACCTACATAGGTATGTAATGATCTATAGTAGAAACATTGTGGTTTATAGATATTATAAGCATTGAAACGGCAGGGTACTTTGAAACAATATTACAGAGCATATATTTCTTGTTATAGGAGCAAAACTAGTTAGATTGCTGAAGAAGTAAATTACTTAATTAGTACAAGGCTTTTCTTGTGTAGCTAGGCTGCATTTGAATTCAGAATGATGGCACAATGCCATATCCAGTTTCAGCCATCAGAGTTGAGGAAAACATCTGATCCACTTCTGTTTCGGCATCTGTTCTCTTTGCAAACCTGCCTTTGATCCTAGGCCTAGTTTCTGCATAGGCTTTTCTTGACGCATACCTGATTGTCTTCTCGAACTTCCTAGTCTTTCTCTTCTCTCTGTATCTGAGGACTCTAGCCTCTCTATCCATTGGAGTAAGTGGAGTTGCCACCTGAACTTGTGGGCTGGAAAATAGGTCAATTGTTCCTTTAGGGGGTCTCGGATGTGTGGCGGAGATATCAATCATTGTAGAATCTGGAACCACTCCAACATCCATGGAGGATACAGAAACCTGATATTGCAAACATAATTTAGTTGTGCATAGAACATGATCATCTACACGAGTAATGTGTTGATTAGATTAAAGCTGTCTAGAACTTTTTTCCAAGCTTGGAATCTGTAACTAAGAGCTCTAACTACAAGTATGCTTCTCATATATAGGAACTTAATGTAGAAACTATAAATTAATTTTTGTATACTTTTAAACTTATTTATGATCTGCCAGAATCGGGATAATGTAAAGGCCTATTTATGCATGATTATAGTAATATTCGATTTTATTGAACATATAGTTGATTGTTGTGTTGTAAAAAATTTCAACTCTCCTAGTATTTCTAAAATATTGGTATTTAGTAAGAGAGCTTGTTCTAGGCTAAGCAGGTGGTGGTATTTTGACTAATTTCTCAGGGATATTTATCCGAATATACAGTTAGAGCAATGAACGTGCACAGCCTTCAAATCAAAAGGCACTATATAAAGTGAATATTGTCGATCAATAAcaagaaagaaaagagagaagatTGCAGCTATCCAGAATCTAACTTTTGAGGAGAAGACGGCCAAATAAAGTGAAATATAGTATGCCTCCGGTCCTGTCATGTCGTTATTTCTCAGATTTAGGATTTAAAGTTGTACTGCAGAATATAAAGTTTAATTCTGTGCAACTCCTTGGTACATATGAATATAGCAACTAGTTATAAATGAAACTCACTTCAGCTAGGTTAAACTAATGTTACACTCTATATAGCCAAGTAATCAGTCTTCCTAATACTTTGGATGTTTATAGAAACTATCTGAAAGATGCTAAAGCCTTAGACGTCGCTAAGATAATTTATTTACATCTTGTATTTTTCTGTACAAGGAAATGGATCTTAATAAGGGAATTCAGTGGTCTTAGATAACGTGTTTAGCAGAACTAAACACCTGCCTAGTTTTCAAGGCATAGCATAGCATGCAGAGTTCAAATTGTTTGAGCAGCTCAAGGGACTTAAAATCTTGAGTATTTAGAGGGCTTCTAGTTCTAGCCTTACTGGAGATTGAGTACCTTTTTGAAACCGAAAATAAGAACTAACAAGAACACACCTTAAAGACGTAAAGTATTAGCATAGCAGCCTTAAAATTTAAAATAACTTCATCTAGAGCAAAATTATATGAATACACATAAAGGGATGTCATAAGATAGTGATATGGTGAAGAGAAACTTACGCTGTGACTAAGTGAAGGAGGGTAACAGTAGCCAGCGTTTGATGTTTCATATTCCATATCCAGCTGAAAATTCTGGTTCTGCTTTGGCAAAGGCTGCTGAGGTGGCTGAAACTGATGAATTTTCGCCTGTTCACTCTGAACTGGCACAACGCTATCGCCTGCATAACTCTTTTGCGGAACATAATATTTCTGCTGATCATTGTACTGCTCTCCGTAGCTCTTTTGAGGAACATCATACTGCTGCTGAGTAGTGAACTGATTTTCTTTGCACGAATTAAAATCGACAAAGTCCAAGTACTCATCCACTGCCTCTCCGCCAAACAACAGACCATTGGTAATCTGGTTAGTATTGTCCTTGGCAGGATGGATTAACAACCATGAAGCCGCTTCActttcatcatcatcatcagtagCAATCTCATCTGTTTCCGGAGTCAAGAAACCGTTATCAAGTTGATTTCCAAGCCCGATTATCGACCCTTTAGCTGTCTGTGGTCCGTAAACACAGCCAGGGATAGGTGCAACTGGAACGCGGTGATGACGGCTTGCCAAAGGATTGGCAGAGTGGATATCTGCGTCGCAGCTAGTACAAAGCGACGCTGCGTCTGCCTTGCATATGAAGGCAGCGGGAGCACGTTCACATGCTTCACATATCCAAACACGTTCATGCTGCGAAGCTAGTCCAGTAGCAGCATGGATGCGAGCATCGCAAGCAGTGCAGAGGTATGCCAAGTCAGCACGGCAGTAAATTGTGCATGGGGCAGAGCGACATGTATCACAAATACGCGCCCAAGTGCTGCCATTTTTCTCCTCCTTAAACATTATCTCACTCTATTTTTTTTTGTTGTTGTGGAATGAAATCTGTGGTTGTGGGAAATTGTAGTCATGGGGGATGGGTAGCTGTAGGCAAATGCAAGTGGCACTGGAGAGAATCCAGGGACCGACACGTGGCGATCGATAGGGGGGGCGCAATTAGTTAAATTAAACCTGTGGATGGCTAGTCTTTAGGCAAGGGACCCACTCACTTTGTCTTTAGGCAGGGGACCCACTCACTTTGCTGACAGGGAATTCCAAGCTGGCATTGTCTGATGTGGAAGAAACCACATGTATATCAAAATCTTTGGAGTACATGAAACCTGCAGTCCAGGTGTCAAATCTTGTAACTACACTTCAGTTTCTGTGCAAGGAAGTTTTAATGTTGATTACTTGGTGTTTGCCTTAGCTTAGGCATCATAAGTTCCTAACTTAAGTTCAGCTGTATGTTGGTTGGGTAGCTATATATAGTACTGGATTGTTGTTGGTTCTTAATTTGTTCAACATGAAACGGGTTGACAGTTGACACCATTAGGTAAACAAGTAATACATAACAGGAAAATTATCATTTTTATGCAACGGCCGCGGGAGTCTTGTAAACATTTTTATGTTAAAAGTAAACCGTGACTGAAATAAGAAGTCGTAAACTAGGAAAATTACAATttgatgatgttatcatgttatgTCTTCTCACAAATTGTCATTCTAGTAACACAACCAATCTAGTCTAGAGGGATAACCGCATGCAAACTCAAGTCTGCTTAAATTTTTTCATTATTTTCCAGGTAATTAACTGGCTTTCAAGTTTCAAGTATGTAATTAAAGACTTGAGCCTGCAGTAATTTGATTCTTAGTATTACCACAAGTCCACAAACAACAAATAAAACACAACTAGTTGTTGTAGGGTAATTTAAAGAATAAGGCTCTGTGATAATACCAATAAATACATACATAGCACGGACGCGGCTTTCTTGGTATCACTCAGTTGGTATTAGGGAGAAGAGGGCCGAAGAATCCCGCATAACCAATAAGAAAATGCCATGTAATGAGGGGGAGTAGATCAGGATCCACAGGTGCCACAAACTAGGGGGTTGACACTGATGCAGATTCACTGTTTGTGGAATGGGTCCACCCATCTCATACAAGGGATATACATGTTTTGCATGATCAATTACTTTGATGTGTGCCCCCCAGCCTAGTAGTGCTCGCTCTAATTATTTTGTTCACACTGTTTTGTCAGTG
Encoded here:
- the LOC141667208 gene encoding zinc finger protein CONSTANS-LIKE 2-like, whose product is MFKEEKNGSTWARICDTCRSAPCTIYCRADLAYLCTACDARIHAATGLASQHERVWICEACERAPAAFICKADAASLCTSCDADIHSANPLASRHHRVPVAPIPGCVYGPQTAKGSIIGLGNQLDNGFLTPETDEIATDDDDESEAASWLLIHPAKDNTNQITNGLLFGGEAVDEYLDFVDFNSCKENQFTTQQQYDVPQKSYGEQYNDQQKYYVPQKSYAGDSVVPVQSEQAKIHQFQPPQQPLPKQNQNFQLDMEYETSNAGYCYPPSLSHSVSVSSMDVGVVPDSTMIDISATHPRPPKGTIDLFSSPQVQVATPLTPMDREARVLRYREKRKTRKFEKTIRYASRKAYAETRPRIKGRFAKRTDAETEVDQMFSSTLMAETGYGIVPSF